The sequence GTTCTCACAGAAGCGCAAGAATTGGGTTATGCAGAAGCGGATCCCAGTGCGGATGTAGATGGCTATGATGCTGCGGATAAAATTACCATTCTTGCAACGTTAGCCTTTGGTCAACAGGTCAATTTAGATCAGGTTTCTTGTGAAGGGATTCGCCAAGTGAGTGCGGTGGATATCCAATATGCTAAACAGTTAGGCTTTGAAATTAAACTCCTCGCGATCGCGCAACAAGAAGAAAAAGGCTTACAAGTCAGAGTTCATCCCACTCTTGTTCCCAAAAGTCACCCGCTAGCGAGTATTGATGGGGTCAACAACGCCGTTTTACTGGAAGGAGATCCCATCGGACAAGTGATGTTCTATGGTCCAGGTGCAGGCGGTGGCGCAACTGCAAGCGCCGTGGTGTCTGATGTTTTAAACATTGCTGCAATGCTGACAACCAACGGTAGCGTCAATCCTCTGATGAAAATTCCTCAACATCCCAGCAGCGAACTGGTTTCTATTGCAGAATTAGTGACTCGTTTTTATGCTCGTATTATCTGCGTGGATCGACCTGGTGTGATTGGTAATTTGGGAACCTGCTTTGGCAAAAATGATGTCAGTTTAGAATCAATTGTTCAAATTGACTTTCAAAATGGTATGGCGGAAATTGTAGTTGTCACTCATAACGTGAAGGAAGAAAACTTCCGTCAGGCTCTAGCACAAATTCCGCAATTAGAAGCCATTGATCAAATTGAAATTCCCAGTGTTTTAAGAGTTTTAAGAGAGTAATTCTAGTTCACTAAAAGCCCAAAAGCGACGCTCTAAACACTCTAAAATCGCCAGCCGATCGCGCTCATACCAGAGGCTAGAATTAATCTGATAACGCCCGTTTTTTCGCATCAATTTCACGCCAATTAGATGCAGCAATTGACGGAATAACGAAATCGGTTTCTGGTCATCTGTGTTTAAATTGAGCTTGCGATCAATCCCCAAAGCATGAGTTTTTTCGGATAACTGTTTGAGATCAAGAGACTGATTCGTCCAAGTTTTTTCTAAGTCTAGAAATTGCGGTAAATTGAG comes from Halothece sp. PCC 7418 and encodes:
- a CDS encoding homoserine dehydrogenase, whose protein sequence is MVESLKIGLLGLGTVGTATASILLSPESRHPLLKSIEIAKVGVKTVDKRRGVDFPEGVLTTDLEGIISDPEIDIVVELMGGLEPARSLILKAITNGKHIVTANKAVISRYGEEIYRAADTKGVYVLIEAAVGGGIPVIRPLQQALSVNQIQSILGIINGTTNFILTKMTAEGSDFADVLTEAQELGYAEADPSADVDGYDAADKITILATLAFGQQVNLDQVSCEGIRQVSAVDIQYAKQLGFEIKLLAIAQQEEKGLQVRVHPTLVPKSHPLASIDGVNNAVLLEGDPIGQVMFYGPGAGGGATASAVVSDVLNIAAMLTTNGSVNPLMKIPQHPSSELVSIAELVTRFYARIICVDRPGVIGNLGTCFGKNDVSLESIVQIDFQNGMAEIVVVTHNVKEENFRQALAQIPQLEAIDQIEIPSVLRVLRE